A single genomic interval of Aegicerativicinus sediminis harbors:
- a CDS encoding CPBP family intramembrane glutamic endopeptidase, with amino-acid sequence MIRLLPKPIVRNKEDQIEFRWKTFWWLLVVFVLAAIANIPHSRAVKELTSQAIDLEKQSIFQSIIGNAGAALIIGSLFIWMGLWISARAKLGAPLLVKILSGKSFSDSFNRNTILASALIGSLVGFLMLLMLKVQKYVLPMGPANFKHPSAIPNLFASFSAGITEEIIFRLGIMSLVITVIQYLIKTKTPSYKTIWIGNLLTALFFGFIHIPISGNYYDLTPIVIGTTVLGNVITGTTFGWIFWRYGLIMAMLAHFIFDVVFHVIGTPFG; translated from the coding sequence ATGATTAGACTTCTACCAAAACCAATAGTACGTAACAAAGAAGATCAAATCGAATTTCGTTGGAAGACATTTTGGTGGTTATTAGTTGTATTCGTTTTGGCTGCAATAGCAAACATCCCACATTCGCGAGCCGTAAAAGAGCTGACTTCTCAAGCTATTGATTTAGAAAAACAATCAATCTTTCAATCAATTATTGGAAATGCCGGAGCTGCGCTAATTATAGGTTCCCTATTCATTTGGATGGGATTATGGATATCTGCTCGAGCAAAATTAGGTGCACCACTTCTTGTAAAAATACTATCTGGTAAGTCGTTTTCGGATTCCTTCAATAGAAATACAATTCTTGCAAGTGCCTTAATTGGTTCTCTTGTAGGATTTTTAATGCTACTAATGCTTAAGGTTCAAAAATATGTTCTTCCAATGGGACCAGCTAATTTTAAACACCCTTCAGCAATTCCTAATCTTTTTGCTTCATTTTCCGCAGGAATTACTGAAGAAATAATATTTCGATTAGGTATTATGTCTTTAGTTATAACTGTAATCCAGTATCTGATTAAAACAAAGACACCATCATATAAAACCATATGGATTGGAAACCTATTAACAGCTTTATTTTTCGGATTTATTCATATCCCAATATCAGGCAATTATTATGACCTAACACCAATCGTAATTGGAACAACAGTATTGGGAAATGTAATAACAGGAACAACCTTTGGGTGGATATTTTGGAGGTATGGTCTGATAATGGCTATGCTGGCACATTTTATTTTTGATGTTGTTTTTCACGTTATAGGCACACCATTTGGTTAA
- a CDS encoding CPBP family intramembrane glutamic endopeptidase, whose amino-acid sequence MKLNITTAYSKPNNIKGLFIDIIIYISVMFLIREVYISKLGFLANGLFWSLSTFIVATWRMRVRNVTWKDLGLRKPKNILKTLGFSILILVLVVISMIAFEIIKDNLPISIAPDTSFEDATSKFGNLKGNWLLFVSIMPMVLLESMLEELLDRGFLLNWIERLFSSTTFATIIAVILQAVIFGFRHSYDFSVRSISAGIIALIMGIAYVKFGRNLWPLIIAHCILNTISMFDRVL is encoded by the coding sequence ATGAAACTTAACATTACGACAGCCTATTCTAAACCAAATAATATTAAAGGTCTTTTTATTGATATAATAATATATATATCTGTAATGTTCTTAATTAGGGAGGTATATATATCAAAACTTGGATTTCTTGCAAACGGACTTTTTTGGTCACTATCAACTTTCATTGTGGCGACTTGGCGAATGAGAGTTAGAAATGTTACTTGGAAAGATTTGGGTTTACGTAAACCAAAGAATATTCTTAAAACACTAGGATTCTCGATTTTAATACTTGTTTTGGTTGTAATTTCAATGATTGCATTTGAGATAATTAAAGATAATTTACCAATTTCGATAGCACCTGATACTTCATTTGAAGATGCGACTTCAAAATTTGGAAATCTAAAAGGGAATTGGCTACTTTTCGTATCCATAATGCCAATGGTGTTATTAGAATCAATGTTAGAAGAGTTGTTAGATAGAGGTTTCTTATTGAATTGGATTGAACGCCTTTTCTCTTCAACAACTTTTGCAACTATCATTGCAGTCATTTTACAAGCTGTAATTTTCGGATTTAGGCATTCTTATGATTTTTCAGTGAGGTCAATAAGTGCGGGGATTATAGCATTAATTATGGGAATCGCCTACGTGAAATTTGGAAGAAATTTATGGCCGTTAATAATTGCACATTGCATACTCAACACAATATCTATGTTTGATAGAGTATTGTAA
- a CDS encoding NHL repeat-containing protein, translated as MSLKSLLYFFILSPLIWNCNTGNLDVIADLPNNLREVSAIQLIEGSPLYWVIEDAGNEPILYGLGEDGGIQQQLRITNAENEDWEDLAADSNGNLYIADIGNNSGKRDDFTIYKLKYPEKETTKAQAEAIHFSLPKKMDDKDMESLFIHDGNCYVVTKEHGSFSILKFPNTAGEHKAKVVSEANIKGKANRITSADISADGRTLALLTNDKLYLFSDYKGDDFLEGNEQQLEFKHHSQKEGLCFESANSFLITDEDTGFGGNIYRLQL; from the coding sequence ATGAGCCTAAAATCACTGCTATATTTTTTTATTCTATCTCCTTTAATATGGAATTGCAACACCGGAAACCTAGATGTAATTGCAGACCTGCCAAACAATTTAAGGGAGGTCTCCGCGATACAATTAATCGAGGGATCTCCACTCTATTGGGTTATAGAGGATGCAGGCAATGAACCTATCCTATATGGATTGGGAGAAGATGGAGGCATACAACAACAGCTGCGCATTACCAATGCAGAAAATGAGGACTGGGAAGATTTGGCAGCCGATAGTAACGGCAATTTATATATTGCCGATATAGGTAACAACAGTGGTAAACGGGATGACTTTACCATATACAAACTTAAATACCCTGAAAAAGAAACCACAAAAGCTCAAGCAGAGGCCATCCACTTTTCCCTGCCAAAAAAAATGGATGACAAGGACATGGAATCTCTTTTTATACACGATGGAAACTGCTATGTTGTGACCAAGGAGCACGGTAGTTTTAGCATTTTGAAATTTCCAAATACGGCAGGAGAACATAAGGCCAAGGTGGTGAGCGAGGCAAACATCAAAGGAAAAGCCAATAGAATTACTTCAGCGGATATTAGTGCCGATGGCAGAACCTTGGCTTTGCTGACCAATGACAAACTCTATTTATTCAGTGATTATAAGGGAGATGATTTTTTGGAAGGAAACGAACAACAATTAGAGTTTAAGCACCACTCCCAAAAGGAAGGCCTATGTTTTGAAAGCGCCAACAGCTTTTTGATTACCGACGAGGACACTGGTTTTGGCGGCAATATCTATAGGTTGCAATTATAG